The following are encoded in a window of Roseibaca calidilacus genomic DNA:
- a CDS encoding sensor histidine kinase: MKWLAPIPLSIKLPLLAAAMMVLVGTVASQQVLRSLAQVQDARIQELARMHVEGLSVALGPLVLRHDIWEVYDTLDRAAQAGEGRRMVLTAVADERGRVLAATDPRRVPMDSDIAALAGDAVALDNLSVDGASPVVSLLAPLTYQGRTVGQIATELDVSDLLSERRQALLFLIMGNAIAIGLLSTVGFLAIRWMLKPVTTLARQMTETQGEPHPIPASDIPQGDGEISRLARTYNSMVGAVAAKAEAERRLAERERFVALGRLSSSLAHEINNPLGGLLNATDTIRSFADRPEVVRQSADLLDRGLRHLRDVTRATLDQNRMDPETRMLTPDDFEDIKLLIQPEVSRLALDLEWSVDPSAVTGCCVPAGPVRQIALNLLLNACAAAGQSGRVGLIACAKGGTLILQVTNTGPAMPKPALDRLLDDGPLSPGGGVGLRLVRDLARNLGGAINHVHENGETRIAVSLPTSWEAHDAEG; the protein is encoded by the coding sequence ATGAAGTGGCTTGCCCCCATCCCCCTCTCCATCAAGTTGCCGCTTCTTGCAGCGGCAATGATGGTTCTTGTGGGCACAGTGGCCTCGCAACAGGTATTGCGGTCGCTGGCGCAGGTTCAGGACGCACGGATTCAGGAACTGGCGCGGATGCATGTCGAGGGGTTGTCGGTCGCCCTCGGGCCCTTGGTGCTGCGGCATGACATCTGGGAGGTCTACGATACGCTCGACCGGGCCGCACAGGCTGGTGAGGGGCGCCGAATGGTCCTGACTGCCGTTGCAGATGAGCGCGGACGGGTGCTGGCGGCGACCGACCCCCGGCGCGTTCCGATGGACAGCGATATCGCAGCGCTTGCCGGTGATGCGGTGGCGCTGGATAACCTGTCGGTAGATGGTGCCTCACCTGTTGTCAGCCTTCTCGCGCCATTGACCTATCAGGGGCGCACGGTGGGGCAGATCGCAACCGAACTGGATGTCTCCGACCTATTGTCAGAGCGCCGACAGGCCTTGCTCTTTCTGATCATGGGTAATGCTATTGCCATCGGCCTTTTGTCGACAGTCGGCTTTCTGGCGATACGATGGATGCTCAAGCCCGTCACGACGCTGGCCCGCCAGATGACCGAGACGCAAGGCGAGCCGCATCCCATCCCGGCCTCTGACATCCCGCAGGGCGATGGCGAAATCTCAAGGCTGGCGCGCACCTACAATTCGATGGTTGGCGCAGTGGCGGCCAAAGCTGAGGCAGAAAGGCGCCTTGCAGAACGCGAACGGTTCGTCGCGCTTGGCCGTCTGTCATCATCACTGGCGCACGAGATCAACAACCCGCTGGGCGGGCTTCTGAATGCGACGGACACGATCCGCAGCTTTGCCGACCGTCCCGAGGTGGTGCGACAATCAGCGGACCTGCTCGACCGCGGCTTGCGCCATTTGCGGGATGTCACGCGGGCGACGCTCGACCAGAACCGCATGGACCCCGAAACCCGTATGCTGACCCCCGATGATTTCGAGGACATCAAGCTGCTTATCCAGCCCGAGGTGTCGCGGCTTGCCTTGGACCTTGAGTGGTCCGTCGACCCATCGGCGGTCACAGGGTGCTGCGTCCCCGCAGGACCCGTGCGACAGATCGCGCTCAACCTGCTCTTGAACGCCTGCGCGGCGGCTGGCCAATCCGGGCGCGTCGGGCTGATCGCTTGTGCAAAGGGCGGCACCCTGATCCTCCAGGTTACGAATACCGGGCCCGCCATGCCGAAACCCGCGTTGGACCGTCTGCTTGATGACGGCCCCCTGTCGCCCGGAGGCGGCGTCGGGTTGCGCCTGGTCCGCGACCTCGCAAGAAATCTGGGTGGCGCTATCAATCATGTGCATGAAAACGGCGAAACGCGCATCGCTGTCAGCCTGCCGACATCATGGGAGGCGCACGATGCTGAAGGATAG
- a CDS encoding PhnD/SsuA/transferrin family substrate-binding protein — MEYSIGRRTFVGAGLAAVIAGHASAQPVFRLGLTPVFLDNDAAIIDGLRRALSRGMGREIELVQRRTYQEITGLLLERSVDAAWLCGYPYLQHADLLDLVAVPVWRGGPRYQSYLIVGTEDEAANLTDLRGGTHAFSDPDSNSGYLVTATDLHRLGEQVDSFFSRSIFTFGHRNVVRAVADGLVRSGSVDGYVWEALSVIEPELTSRTRVIARSEWLGFPPVCARRDSLGLEPVRALQTALMSLSETEEGRVALTSLLLDGFQLATVGLFDGIADRMADLEP, encoded by the coding sequence ATGGAGTATTCAATCGGTCGACGCACTTTCGTCGGAGCGGGCCTTGCTGCCGTCATCGCTGGTCATGCATCGGCGCAGCCTGTCTTTCGCCTTGGACTGACCCCGGTCTTTCTCGACAATGATGCAGCCATCATTGACGGCCTGCGGCGCGCTTTGTCGCGCGGGATGGGGCGCGAGATCGAACTGGTTCAGCGGCGAACCTATCAAGAAATCACCGGTCTCTTGCTGGAGCGCAGTGTCGATGCGGCATGGCTTTGCGGCTATCCCTATCTGCAACACGCCGATCTGCTGGATCTTGTCGCCGTGCCTGTGTGGCGCGGTGGCCCAAGGTATCAGTCTTATCTCATTGTCGGGACAGAGGACGAGGCAGCAAACCTGACCGACCTGCGCGGTGGCACGCACGCATTTTCCGACCCGGATTCGAACTCTGGCTACCTTGTGACCGCGACCGATCTCCATCGGTTGGGAGAGCAGGTCGATAGCTTTTTCAGCCGGTCCATCTTCACGTTCGGCCATCGCAACGTGGTGCGCGCCGTTGCAGATGGCTTGGTGCGGTCGGGCAGCGTAGATGGCTATGTCTGGGAAGCGCTCTCGGTGATCGAGCCAGAACTCACGTCGCGGACGCGGGTGATCGCCCGGTCGGAATGGCTAGGCTTTCCTCCGGTCTGCGCGCGGCGCGACAGCCTAGGCTTGGAACCGGTTCGGGCCCTTCAGACTGCGTTGATGAGCCTCTCCGAGACAGAGGAAGGCAGAGTTGCGCTCACATCACTCCTACTCGACGGGTTCCAGCTCGCGACAGTCGGCCTGTTCGACGGCATCGCGGACCGCATGGCCGATCTGGAGCCCTGA
- the arsH gene encoding arsenical resistance protein ArsH, producing MPQLDEQHFRSIDRERLRPPALSAHPPRILILYGSLRARSFSRLSAEEAGRILTRLGAEVRFFHPSGLPLVDDGVDASHPKVRELRDLVVWSEGMVWSSPERHGAMTGLMKTQIDWIPLSEGAVRPTQGKTLAVMQVSGGSQSFNAVNQMRLLGRWMRMLTIPNQSSVAKAFLEFDEAGRMKPSAYYDRIVDVMEELVKFTLLTRDSADYLVDRYSERRESAAQLSARVNQSGL from the coding sequence ATGCCCCAGCTTGATGAGCAACACTTCCGGTCCATCGACCGCGAACGCCTGCGGCCCCCGGCCCTCAGCGCGCATCCGCCGCGTATTCTGATCCTCTATGGATCGCTCAGGGCTCGTTCATTCAGCCGACTGTCTGCAGAAGAGGCTGGGCGCATCCTGACGCGGCTGGGGGCAGAGGTGCGGTTTTTCCATCCGTCCGGTCTGCCGCTGGTTGATGATGGGGTCGATGCGAGCCACCCAAAAGTCCGCGAGCTGCGCGATCTGGTGGTCTGGAGCGAGGGCATGGTCTGGTCAAGCCCGGAACGTCACGGCGCCATGACCGGGCTGATGAAGACGCAGATCGACTGGATCCCGCTGTCCGAGGGCGCCGTGCGCCCGACGCAGGGAAAGACACTGGCAGTGATGCAGGTCTCGGGCGGATCGCAGAGCTTCAACGCAGTGAACCAGATGCGGCTGCTCGGGCGCTGGATGCGAATGCTGACCATTCCCAACCAATCCTCGGTCGCAAAGGCATTCCTTGAGTTCGACGAAGCTGGCCGCATGAAACCGTCAGCTTATTACGACCGCATCGTCGATGTGATGGAGGAGCTTGTGAAATTCACGCTTCTGACCCGTGACAGTGCGGACTACCTTGTGGATCGCTATTCCGAACGCCGCGAAAGCGCGGCTCAACTGTCGGCGCGGGTCAATCAATCCGGTCTGTGA
- the arsC gene encoding arsenate reductase (glutaredoxin) (This arsenate reductase requires both glutathione and glutaredoxin to convert arsenate to arsenite, after which the efflux transporter formed by ArsA and ArsB can extrude the arsenite from the cell, providing resistance.) encodes MSVVIYHNPDCGTSRNTLAILRAAGVEPTVIDYLETGWTPAQLLGLFAAANLTPREALRVARSPAESLGLTAPDVPNEVLLAAMVEHPILVNRPFVCTRKGVRLCRPSETVLDVLDTLPPGPFAKEDGQLIIDDRGNRIV; translated from the coding sequence ATGAGTGTGGTTATCTATCACAATCCGGACTGCGGGACATCCCGCAACACCTTGGCGATCCTGCGCGCTGCGGGCGTCGAGCCAACGGTGATAGACTACCTGGAGACAGGTTGGACGCCTGCGCAGCTCTTGGGCCTGTTCGCTGCGGCCAACCTGACCCCCCGGGAGGCACTGCGCGTTGCGCGAAGCCCTGCAGAGTCGTTGGGACTTACCGCGCCCGATGTACCGAATGAGGTTCTCCTCGCTGCGATGGTGGAGCACCCGATCCTGGTCAACCGGCCCTTCGTCTGCACGCGCAAGGGCGTTCGGCTGTGCCGGCCGTCCGAAACCGTTCTTGACGTGCTTGACACACTGCCGCCGGGCCCGTTTGCGAAGGAAGACGGGCAGCTCATCATCGATGATCGGGGAAATCGAATTGTCTGA